In Herbaspirillum sp. WKF16, one genomic interval encodes:
- the dgoD gene encoding galactonate dehydratase: MKITKISTFIVPPRWCFLKIETDEGVVGWGEPIVEGRAHSVAAAVEELSDYLVGKDPRNIEDHWTILYRGGFYRGGAIHMSALAGIDQALWDIKGKSLGVPVHQLLGGAVRNSIRVYSWIGGDRPADTAAAAKNAVARGFTAVKMNGTEELQFIDSYDKVELTLANVQAVREAVGPNVGIGVDFHGRVHKPMAKVLIKELEPYKLMFIEEPVLSENSEALKEIAHLTSTPIALGERLYSRWDFKRILSEGYVDIIQPDVSHAGGITETRKIAAMAEAYDVALALHCPLGPIALASCLQVDAGSYNAFIQEQSLGIHYNESNDLLDYIKDKNVFAYEDGYVKIPQGPGLGIEINEEYVKQRAEVGHRWRNPIWRHKDGSFAEW, encoded by the coding sequence ATGAAAATTACCAAGATCAGCACCTTCATCGTTCCACCGCGCTGGTGCTTCCTCAAGATCGAAACCGACGAAGGCGTGGTCGGCTGGGGCGAGCCCATCGTCGAAGGCCGCGCGCACAGCGTGGCGGCTGCGGTCGAGGAGCTGTCCGACTACCTGGTCGGCAAGGATCCGCGCAACATCGAAGACCACTGGACCATCCTCTACCGCGGCGGCTTCTATCGCGGCGGCGCCATCCACATGAGCGCGCTGGCCGGCATCGACCAGGCGCTGTGGGACATCAAGGGCAAGTCGCTGGGCGTGCCGGTGCACCAGCTGCTGGGCGGCGCGGTGCGCAACTCGATCCGCGTGTACTCCTGGATCGGCGGCGACCGCCCGGCCGACACCGCCGCGGCCGCCAAGAACGCCGTGGCGCGCGGCTTCACCGCGGTCAAGATGAACGGCACGGAAGAGCTGCAGTTCATCGACAGCTACGACAAGGTCGAGCTGACGCTGGCCAACGTGCAGGCGGTGCGCGAGGCGGTCGGCCCCAACGTCGGCATCGGCGTGGACTTCCACGGCCGCGTGCACAAGCCCATGGCCAAGGTGCTGATCAAGGAACTGGAGCCGTACAAGCTGATGTTCATCGAGGAGCCGGTGCTGTCGGAGAACTCCGAGGCCCTGAAGGAAATCGCCCACCTGACCTCGACCCCGATCGCGCTGGGCGAGCGCCTGTACTCGCGCTGGGACTTCAAGCGCATCCTCTCCGAAGGCTACGTGGACATCATCCAGCCCGACGTCTCGCACGCCGGCGGCATCACCGAGACGCGCAAGATCGCCGCCATGGCCGAGGCCTACGACGTGGCGCTGGCGCTGCACTGCCCGCTGGGGCCGATCGCGCTGGCCTCCTGCCTGCAGGTGGATGCCGGCAGCTACAACGCCTTCATCCAGGAGCAGAGCCTGGGCATCCACTACAACGAGAGCAACGACCTGCTGGACTACATCAAGGACAAGAACGTGTTCGCCTATGAAGACGGCTACGTGAAGATCCCGCAAGGTCCGGGCCTGGGCATCGAGATCAACGAAGAATACGTGAAGCAGCGCGCGGAAGTCGGCCATCGCTGGCGCAATCCGATCTGGCGCCACAAGGATGGCAGCTTCGCCGAATGGTGA
- a CDS encoding 2-dehydro-3-deoxy-6-phosphogalactonate aldolase, with translation MNSNPKRFADALSATGMIAILRGVRNTEAEAIGAALYESGFRIIEVPLNSPEPLVSIAALRRSLPEDCIVGAGTVLKPEQVEQVKTAGGELIVMPHSDGAVIRAARAAGLYSAPGVATVTEAFAALDAGADVLKMFPAEQLGPQVVKAWRAVVPREIALLPVGGITPQGMAVFREAGASGFGLGSALYSPGLSANEVRQRAQAFVAAWKALG, from the coding sequence ATGAACAGCAATCCCAAACGATTCGCGGACGCCCTGTCCGCCACCGGCATGATCGCCATCCTGCGCGGCGTGCGCAACACCGAGGCCGAAGCTATCGGCGCGGCGCTCTACGAGAGCGGCTTTCGCATCATCGAAGTGCCGCTCAATTCGCCCGAACCGCTGGTGAGCATCGCCGCCCTGCGCCGCAGCCTGCCGGAGGACTGCATCGTCGGCGCCGGCACCGTGCTTAAGCCGGAGCAGGTGGAGCAGGTGAAGACCGCCGGCGGCGAGCTGATCGTCATGCCGCACAGCGACGGCGCGGTCATCCGCGCGGCGCGCGCGGCCGGCCTCTACAGCGCCCCGGGCGTGGCCACCGTGACCGAGGCCTTCGCCGCGCTGGACGCCGGCGCCGATGTGCTCAAGATGTTCCCGGCCGAGCAGCTCGGCCCGCAGGTGGTCAAGGCCTGGCGCGCGGTGGTGCCGCGCGAGATCGCGCTGCTGCCGGTGGGCGGCATCACGCCGCAAGGCATGGCGGTGTTCCGCGAAGCCGGCGCCTCCGGCTTCGGCCTGGGTTCGGCGCTCTATTCGCCGGGCCTGTCGGCGAACGAAGTGCGCCAGCGCGCGCAGGCCTTCGTCGCCGCCTGGAAGGCGCTGGGCTGA
- a CDS encoding 2-dehydro-3-deoxygalactonokinase, with product MKKDTHNDSASSCALIALDWGTSSLRCYRFGAQGEVLERRAHPWGIMNLPVVEVGDDPEAPFRLALHSACGDWMEAAPDAPLIAAGMVGSKQGWREAPYLTVPLAPDRIGRKLTQVDTGAGRALHIVPGLLQVSTLPNVMRGEETQVVGALRQFHDDELLIGLPGTHSKWVRVSHGRLQHFDTFMTGEVYGALSTHTILGRTMHKPDAPDDAAFIRGARVAQTPEGLAGVLSNIFSSRTLGLTGELDAAAQPDYLSGLLIGHEIAALKAMTTLHRQRIVLIGDAGLCRRYRLALELYGMGPVSEAEQATEAGLWLLARHAGLVG from the coding sequence ATGAAGAAAGACACACATAACGACAGCGCTTCGTCCTGCGCACTGATCGCGCTGGACTGGGGCACATCCTCGTTGCGCTGCTACCGCTTCGGCGCGCAGGGCGAGGTGCTGGAACGACGCGCTCATCCCTGGGGCATCATGAACCTGCCGGTGGTGGAAGTCGGCGACGATCCCGAGGCGCCGTTCCGCCTGGCGCTGCACTCGGCCTGCGGCGACTGGATGGAAGCCGCGCCCGACGCTCCGCTGATCGCCGCCGGCATGGTCGGCAGCAAGCAGGGCTGGCGCGAGGCGCCCTACCTGACCGTACCGCTGGCGCCGGACCGTATCGGCCGCAAGCTCACGCAGGTGGACACCGGCGCCGGCCGCGCGCTGCACATCGTGCCGGGCTTGCTGCAAGTCTCGACGCTGCCCAACGTGATGCGTGGCGAGGAAACCCAGGTGGTCGGCGCGCTGCGCCAGTTCCATGACGACGAGCTGCTGATCGGCCTGCCCGGCACCCACTCGAAATGGGTGCGCGTGAGCCATGGCCGCCTGCAGCATTTCGACACCTTCATGACCGGCGAAGTCTACGGCGCGCTGTCCACGCACACCATCCTCGGTCGCACCATGCACAAGCCGGATGCGCCGGACGACGCCGCCTTCATCCGCGGCGCGCGCGTGGCGCAGACGCCCGAAGGCCTGGCCGGCGTGCTCTCCAACATCTTCAGCAGCCGCACGCTGGGCCTGACCGGCGAACTGGACGCCGCGGCGCAGCCCGACTATCTCTCCGGCCTGCTGATCGGCCACGAAATCGCCGCGCTCAAGGCCATGACCACCCTGCATCGCCAGCGCATCGTCCTGATCGGCGACGCCGGCCTGTGCCGCCGCTACCGGCTGGCGCTGGAGCTGTACGGCATGGGCCCGGTGAGCGAGGCCGAACAGGCCACCGAAGCCGGCCTCTGGTTGCTGGCGCGGCACGCAGGGCTGGTCGGCTGA
- a CDS encoding aldose 1-epimerase, producing the protein MPSRATDALPAGAQALPEIHTLQSGRQRLRVMPSLGGSIAAWDWQRGDQWLPLFRPWDARAADLYTTACFPLLPWSNRITEGGFEFGGKTYPVAANRAGEPYPIHGDSWLQAWKVSAQAEDRMTLELESARFDGNPYVYSARQLLTLRENSLEIELRVTNTGAEALPFGLGLHPYFLHDARTRLQFRSRGAWMSGADPIPTGFARKLPLSWDYNRPAPLEGPLVDNCFEGWDGLAMIEDPTRGLRLQMHTTDRSGYALMYRPPGLGYFCLEPITHPIDAFHMPNRPGLIDLAPGEDMVLLTRFSVCET; encoded by the coding sequence ATGCCCTCCCGAGCAACCGATGCCCTCCCCGCAGGCGCCCAGGCGCTGCCGGAAATACATACATTGCAATCCGGACGCCAGCGCCTGCGCGTGATGCCCAGCCTGGGCGGAAGTATCGCGGCCTGGGACTGGCAACGCGGCGACCAGTGGCTGCCGCTGTTCCGCCCGTGGGACGCGCGCGCCGCCGACCTCTACACCACCGCCTGCTTCCCGCTGCTGCCCTGGTCCAACCGCATCACCGAAGGCGGTTTCGAATTCGGCGGCAAGACCTACCCGGTGGCGGCCAACCGCGCCGGCGAGCCCTACCCGATCCACGGCGACAGCTGGCTGCAGGCCTGGAAGGTCTCCGCGCAGGCCGAAGACCGCATGACGCTGGAGCTGGAGTCGGCGCGCTTCGACGGCAATCCCTACGTCTACAGCGCGCGCCAGCTGCTCACGCTGCGCGAGAATTCGCTGGAGATCGAGCTGCGCGTGACCAATACCGGCGCCGAGGCGCTGCCCTTCGGCCTCGGCCTGCATCCCTACTTCCTGCATGACGCCAGGACGCGCCTGCAATTCCGCTCGCGCGGCGCGTGGATGTCGGGCGCCGATCCGATTCCCACCGGCTTCGCGCGCAAATTGCCGCTGAGCTGGGACTACAACCGCCCGGCGCCGCTGGAAGGCCCGCTGGTGGACAACTGCTTCGAAGGCTGGGACGGCCTGGCCATGATCGAGGATCCCACGCGCGGCCTGCGCCTGCAGATGCACACCACCGACCGCAGCGGCTATGCGCTGATGTACCGGCCGCCGGGCCTGGGCTACTTCTGCCTGGAACCGATCACCCATCCCATCGACGCCTTCCACATGCCCAACCGCCCGGGCCTGATCGACCTGGCGCCGGGCGAAGACATGGTGCTGCTGACCCGATTCTCCGTGTGCGAGACCTGA
- a CDS encoding ABC transporter substrate-binding protein, producing the protein MKTKRRALLGAAICMTLGGAITGMPAFAADKPLTLGFSQVGAESEWRTANTVSIKDAAKQAGVNLKFADAQQKQENQVKAIRSFIAQKVDVIAFSPVVESGWETVLREAKAAKIPVILTDRAVNVTDKSLYVTFIGSDFVEEGRRAGRWLQEKAKTLPAGDINIVELQGTVGSAPAIDRKAGFEEIIKTDPRFKIIRSQTGDFTRAKGKEVMEAFLKADGKKINVLYAHNDDMAIGAIQAIEEAGMKPGKDIIVISIDGVKGAFEAMMAGKLNVTVECSPLLGPQLMQIAKDVKAGKEVPKRITTEEGVFPAEVAAKEFPNRKY; encoded by the coding sequence ATGAAAACGAAGAGAAGAGCGCTTCTGGGCGCAGCCATCTGCATGACCCTGGGCGGCGCCATCACCGGCATGCCCGCGTTCGCCGCCGACAAGCCGCTGACCCTTGGCTTCTCGCAGGTCGGCGCCGAGAGCGAATGGCGCACCGCCAACACGGTGTCGATCAAGGATGCGGCCAAGCAGGCCGGCGTCAACCTGAAGTTCGCCGACGCGCAGCAGAAGCAGGAGAACCAGGTCAAGGCGATCCGCTCCTTCATCGCCCAGAAGGTCGACGTGATCGCCTTCTCGCCGGTGGTGGAATCGGGCTGGGAAACCGTACTGCGTGAAGCCAAGGCCGCCAAGATCCCGGTGATCCTGACCGACCGCGCGGTCAACGTGACCGACAAGTCGCTGTACGTGACCTTCATCGGTTCGGACTTCGTCGAAGAAGGCCGCCGCGCCGGACGCTGGCTGCAGGAGAAGGCCAAGACCCTGCCGGCCGGCGACATCAACATCGTCGAGCTGCAAGGCACCGTCGGCTCGGCGCCGGCGATCGACCGCAAGGCCGGTTTCGAGGAAATCATCAAGACCGATCCGCGCTTCAAGATCATCCGTTCGCAGACCGGCGACTTCACCCGCGCCAAGGGCAAGGAAGTGATGGAAGCCTTCCTCAAGGCTGACGGCAAGAAGATCAACGTGCTCTACGCGCACAACGACGACATGGCCATCGGCGCCATCCAGGCGATCGAAGAAGCCGGCATGAAGCCGGGCAAGGACATCATCGTCATCTCGATCGACGGCGTGAAGGGCGCTTTCGAAGCCATGATGGCCGGCAAGCTCAACGTGACCGTCGAGTGCAGCCCGCTGCTGGGCCCGCAGCTGATGCAGATCGCCAAGGACGTGAAGGCCGGCAAGGAAGTGCCCAAGCGCATCACTACCGAGGAAGGCGTGTTCCCGGCCGAAGTCGCGGCCAAGGAATTCCCGAACCGCAAGTATTGA
- a CDS encoding sugar ABC transporter ATP-binding protein — protein sequence MTMSVGTQARPMLELSGIHKAFAGVKALADVGLRLYPGEVHTLMGQNGAGKSTLIKVLTGVYEPDSGRIALDGREIAPASTLQAQALGISTVYQEVNLCPNLSVAENIFVGRYPRRFGRIDWKTVHAESRRLLQQLQIDIDVGAQLSSYPLAIQQMVAISRALSVSAKVLILDEPTSSLDEAEVQQLFKVLRRLREQGMAILFVTHFLEQTYEISDRITVLRNGVREGEYLVADLSRLELVNKMVGVTAVDQRKVEAGAEALAQELSADEAGRGEVFLQARGFGRKGMLAPQDLELRRGEVFGLCGLLGSGRTEMARLLFGADRADSGELLVGGKSVKLNVPRDAIAAGIGFCSEDRKKEGAILELSVRENIVLALQARLGLFRVLPRKRQNQIAADYVKWLGIKTADLEIPIGSLSGGNQQKALLARWLATDPGMLILDEPTRGIDVRAKQEIMDFVIAMCRKGMAILFISSEIPEVIRCSDRMLVLRDRRAGGEYRRGELDEQSVLQVIAGEAA from the coding sequence ATGACGATGTCTGTCGGGACGCAGGCGCGTCCCATGCTGGAACTGAGCGGTATCCATAAGGCGTTCGCCGGCGTGAAAGCGCTGGCCGATGTCGGCTTGCGTCTGTATCCCGGGGAAGTGCATACCCTGATGGGCCAGAATGGCGCAGGCAAATCCACCCTGATCAAGGTGTTGACCGGCGTCTACGAGCCCGACAGCGGGCGCATCGCGCTGGACGGGCGCGAGATCGCGCCGGCCTCCACCCTGCAGGCGCAGGCGCTGGGCATCAGCACGGTCTACCAGGAAGTCAATCTTTGTCCCAATCTTTCCGTGGCCGAGAACATCTTCGTCGGCCGCTATCCGCGCCGCTTCGGCCGCATCGACTGGAAGACGGTGCACGCCGAGTCGCGCCGCCTGCTGCAGCAGTTGCAGATCGACATCGACGTCGGCGCGCAGCTGTCGTCCTATCCGCTGGCGATCCAGCAGATGGTGGCGATCTCGCGCGCGCTGTCGGTGTCGGCCAAGGTGCTGATCCTCGACGAGCCGACCTCCAGCCTGGACGAGGCCGAGGTGCAGCAACTGTTCAAGGTGCTGCGCCGGCTGCGCGAGCAGGGCATGGCGATCCTGTTCGTCACCCACTTCCTTGAGCAAACCTACGAGATATCGGACCGCATCACCGTGCTGCGCAATGGCGTGCGCGAGGGCGAATACCTGGTGGCCGACCTGTCGCGCCTGGAGCTGGTCAACAAGATGGTCGGCGTGACCGCGGTCGACCAGCGCAAGGTCGAGGCCGGCGCCGAGGCGCTGGCGCAGGAGCTGTCGGCCGACGAGGCCGGGCGCGGCGAGGTGTTCCTGCAGGCGCGCGGTTTCGGCCGCAAGGGCATGCTGGCGCCGCAGGACCTGGAGTTGCGGCGCGGCGAGGTGTTCGGCCTGTGCGGCCTGCTCGGCTCCGGCCGTACCGAGATGGCGCGCCTGCTGTTCGGCGCCGACCGCGCCGACAGCGGCGAACTGCTGGTGGGCGGCAAGAGCGTCAAGCTCAACGTCCCGCGCGACGCCATCGCCGCCGGCATCGGTTTCTGTTCGGAAGACCGCAAAAAAGAAGGCGCGATCCTGGAACTGTCGGTGCGGGAGAACATCGTGCTGGCGCTGCAGGCCCGGCTGGGCCTGTTCCGCGTGCTGCCGAGGAAGCGCCAGAACCAGATCGCGGCCGACTACGTGAAGTGGCTGGGCATCAAGACCGCCGACCTCGAAATCCCGATCGGCTCGCTCTCCGGCGGCAACCAGCAAAAGGCGCTGCTGGCGCGCTGGCTGGCCACCGACCCCGGCATGCTGATCCTGGATGAACCCACGCGCGGCATCGACGTGCGCGCCAAGCAGGAGATCATGGATTTCGTCATCGCGATGTGCCGCAAGGGCATGGCCATTCTTTTCATTTCTTCCGAGATCCCGGAGGTCATCCGCTGCAGCGACCGCATGCTGGTGCTGCGCGACCGCCGGGCCGGCGGCGAGTACCGGCGCGGCGAGCTCGACGAGCAGTCGGTGCTGCAGGTGATCGCGGGAGAAGCCGCATGA
- a CDS encoding ABC transporter permease, which produces MSASMDSKLIPDTSDTAGGGIPGALAWLMRHPLVRPLAALAALLLIDFFLVPGFFRLEIKDGHLYGALVDIVNRAAPLMLAALGMTLVIATRGVDISVGAVVAISGAVAAILIGGKMVVIDGVSQYVSNVPMVWALVAAMGAALLCGAWNGLLVAGLGLQPIIATLILMVAGRGLAQLLTDGQIVTVYYKPFFFLGGGYLFGLPFSLYIAGAMFVLLALLMKKTALGLFIQSVGINPVASRLAGIRTAALIFFVYMFCSACAGLAGLMIASNIKSADANNAGLLLELDAILAVTLGGTSLAGGKFSLVGSVIGALIIQTLTYTIYSLGVPPEVNMVVKSIVVFLVCLSQSPEFRRIFKSAKS; this is translated from the coding sequence ATGAGCGCTTCCATGGATTCCAAATTGATACCCGACACATCCGACACCGCCGGCGGCGGCATTCCCGGCGCGCTGGCCTGGCTCATGCGCCATCCCCTGGTGCGCCCGCTGGCCGCGCTGGCGGCGTTGCTGCTGATCGATTTCTTCCTGGTGCCGGGCTTCTTCCGGCTGGAGATCAAGGACGGCCACCTGTACGGCGCCCTGGTCGACATCGTCAACCGCGCCGCGCCGCTGATGCTGGCGGCGCTGGGCATGACGCTGGTGATCGCCACGCGCGGCGTCGACATTTCGGTCGGCGCGGTAGTGGCCATCTCCGGCGCGGTGGCGGCGATCCTGATCGGCGGCAAGATGGTGGTGATCGACGGCGTGTCGCAGTACGTCAGCAACGTGCCGATGGTGTGGGCGCTGGTCGCGGCCATGGGCGCGGCGCTGTTGTGCGGCGCCTGGAACGGCCTGCTGGTGGCGGGGCTCGGGCTGCAGCCCATCATCGCCACCCTGATCCTGATGGTGGCCGGCCGCGGGCTGGCGCAGTTGCTGACCGACGGCCAGATCGTCACGGTTTATTACAAGCCCTTCTTCTTCCTCGGCGGCGGCTACCTGTTCGGCCTGCCGTTCTCCCTCTATATAGCGGGGGCGATGTTCGTGCTGCTGGCGCTGCTGATGAAGAAGACCGCGCTGGGGCTGTTCATCCAATCGGTCGGCATCAATCCGGTGGCCTCGCGCCTGGCCGGCATCCGCACCGCGGCGCTGATCTTCTTCGTCTACATGTTCTGCAGCGCCTGCGCCGGGCTGGCAGGATTGATGATCGCCTCCAACATCAAGAGTGCCGACGCCAACAACGCCGGCCTGCTGCTGGAGCTGGACGCCATCCTGGCGGTGACGCTGGGCGGCACCTCGCTGGCCGGCGGCAAGTTCAGCCTGGTGGGCAGCGTGATCGGCGCGCTCATCATCCAGACCCTGACCTACACCATCTACTCGCTGGGCGTACCGCCCGAGGTGAACATGGTGGTCAAGTCCATCGTCGTGTTCCTGGTGTGCCTGTCGCAATCGCCGGAATTCCGCCGCATCTTCAAGTCAGCCAAATCATGA
- the yjfF gene encoding galactofuranose ABC transporter, permease protein YjfF: MNAIPFLRRAAGAPWFTSLVTVALLAIMLLAGAAGYDGFLSPQVMLNLLIDNSFLLVVAIGMTFVILSGGIDLSVGSVLALTTMLSAWMLQSWHWNPFVVIAVVLALGAAFGAAMGALIHYFKLQAFIVTLAGMFLARGLCYLISINSITIDDPLFTAMSQTRIEFGELFISPSVVIAVAMLAVAIWLAHCTRFGRAVYAIGGNEQSAMLMGLPVGRTKVLIYAFSGFCAALGGVLFSFYMLSGYGLHAQGAELDAIAAVVIGGTLLTGGYGYVAGTLTGVLILGVIQTLIAFDGTLSSWWTKIFIGALLFVFCVAQRVISMGAARRKSAVPPKTAPVAA, from the coding sequence ATGAACGCGATTCCCTTCCTGCGCCGCGCCGCCGGCGCGCCCTGGTTCACTTCCCTGGTCACGGTGGCGCTGCTGGCGATCATGCTGCTGGCCGGCGCCGCCGGCTACGACGGCTTCCTGTCGCCGCAGGTGATGCTGAACCTGCTGATCGACAACTCCTTCCTGCTGGTGGTGGCCATCGGCATGACCTTCGTGATCCTCTCGGGCGGCATCGACCTTTCGGTGGGCTCGGTGCTGGCGCTGACCACCATGCTCTCGGCCTGGATGCTGCAGAGCTGGCACTGGAATCCGTTCGTGGTGATCGCCGTCGTGCTGGCGCTGGGAGCCGCCTTTGGCGCGGCGATGGGGGCGCTGATCCATTACTTCAAGCTGCAGGCCTTCATCGTCACGCTGGCCGGCATGTTCCTGGCGCGCGGCTTGTGCTACCTGATCAGCATCAATTCCATCACCATCGACGATCCGCTGTTTACCGCCATGTCGCAGACCCGCATCGAGTTCGGCGAGCTGTTCATCTCGCCCAGCGTGGTGATCGCCGTGGCGATGCTGGCCGTGGCCATCTGGCTGGCGCACTGCACGCGCTTCGGGCGCGCAGTCTACGCCATCGGCGGCAACGAGCAGTCGGCCATGCTGATGGGCTTGCCGGTGGGGCGCACCAAGGTGCTGATCTACGCCTTCAGCGGATTTTGCGCGGCGCTGGGTGGCGTGCTGTTCTCGTTCTACATGCTCTCCGGCTACGGCCTGCACGCGCAGGGCGCCGAGCTCGACGCCATCGCCGCGGTGGTGATCGGCGGCACGCTGTTGACCGGCGGCTACGGCTACGTGGCCGGCACGCTGACCGGCGTGCTCATCCTTGGGGTGATCCAGACCCTGATCGCCTTCGACGGCACGCTCAGTTCGTGGTGGACCAAGATCTTCATCGGCGCGCTGCTGTTCGTGTTTTGCGTGGCGCAACGCGTGATCTCGATGGGGGCCGCGCGACGCAAATCGGCCGTGCCTCCGAAAACCGCTCCGGTGGCGGCCTGA
- the chvE gene encoding multiple monosaccharide ABC transporter substrate-binding protein, with translation MKIKSVLTGLALGLGVTLMSVSAQVSAQSKSLVGVAMPTKSSARWIADGNNMVKVLKEKGYNTDLQYAEDDIPNQLSQIENMLTKGAKVLVIAAIDGTTLTDVLQKAADKGVKVIAYDRLIRGSKNVDYYATFDNFQVGVLQAQSLEKALGLKDGKGPFNIELFGGSSDDNNAFFFYNGAMSVLKPYIDSGKLVVRSKQMGMDKVATLRWDPATAQARMDNLLSAYYTNAKVNAVLSPYDGLSIGILSSLRGVGYGSASQPFPFVSGQDAEVPSVKSIIRGEQYSTIFKDTRELAKVTVGMVDAVLGGKQPQINDTKTYNNGVKVVPSFLLKPVVVDKSNWKPVLIDSGYYTEAQVK, from the coding sequence ATGAAGATCAAATCGGTATTGACCGGGCTGGCGCTCGGCTTGGGCGTCACCCTGATGTCCGTCAGCGCGCAGGTCAGCGCGCAATCGAAGTCGCTGGTCGGTGTGGCGATGCCCACCAAGTCCTCGGCGCGCTGGATCGCCGACGGCAACAACATGGTGAAGGTCCTGAAAGAGAAGGGCTACAACACCGACCTGCAATACGCGGAAGACGACATCCCCAACCAGCTGTCCCAGATCGAGAACATGCTGACCAAGGGCGCCAAGGTGCTGGTGATCGCCGCCATCGACGGCACCACCCTGACCGACGTGCTGCAGAAAGCCGCCGACAAGGGCGTCAAGGTCATCGCCTATGACCGCCTGATCCGCGGTTCCAAGAACGTCGACTACTACGCCACCTTCGACAACTTCCAGGTCGGCGTGCTGCAGGCGCAGTCGCTGGAAAAGGCCCTGGGCCTGAAGGACGGCAAGGGTCCGTTCAACATCGAACTGTTCGGCGGCTCCTCGGATGACAACAACGCCTTCTTCTTCTACAACGGCGCCATGTCGGTCCTGAAGCCCTACATCGACAGCGGCAAGCTGGTGGTGCGCTCCAAGCAGATGGGCATGGACAAGGTCGCGACCCTGCGCTGGGATCCGGCAACCGCCCAGGCCCGCATGGACAACCTGCTGTCGGCCTACTACACCAACGCCAAGGTGAACGCGGTGCTGTCGCCGTATGACGGCCTGTCGATCGGCATCCTGTCGTCGCTGCGCGGCGTGGGTTACGGTTCGGCGTCGCAGCCGTTCCCGTTCGTGTCGGGCCAGGATGCTGAAGTACCGTCGGTGAAGTCCATCATCCGCGGCGAGCAGTATTCGACCATCTTCAAGGACACCCGCGAACTGGCGAAGGTCACCGTGGGCATGGTCGACGCGGTGCTGGGCGGCAAGCAGCCGCAGATCAACGACACCAAGACCTACAACAACGGCGTGAAGGTCGTGCCTTCCTTCCTGTTGAAGCCGGTCGTCGTCGACAAGAGCAACTGGAAGCCTGTGCTGATCGACAGCGGCTATTACACCGAAGCCCAGGTCAAGTAA